The Microbacter sp. GSS18 genome has a segment encoding these proteins:
- a CDS encoding YciI family protein — MQYMLLLTSAPDAGPQPGSPEEAAEMGEWFAYDDMLKEAGVFVSGEALHPVDTATTVRVRDGGTVVTDGPFAETKEYLGGYYVIDVPDLDTAISYAEKVPNIGYGSVEIRAVLDVSAMAG; from the coding sequence ATGCAGTACATGCTTCTGCTCACCAGCGCTCCGGACGCGGGCCCGCAGCCCGGCAGCCCCGAGGAGGCCGCCGAGATGGGCGAATGGTTCGCATACGACGACATGCTCAAGGAGGCGGGGGTGTTCGTGTCGGGCGAGGCGCTGCATCCCGTCGACACCGCGACGACCGTACGCGTCCGGGACGGCGGCACGGTCGTCACCGACGGCCCGTTCGCCGAGACGAAGGAGTACCTGGGCGGCTACTACGTGATCGACGTCCCCGACCTGGACACCGCGATCTCGTATGCCGAGAAGGTGCCGAACATCGGCTACGGCTCGGTCGAGATCCGCGCCGTCCTGGACGTCTCGGCGATGGCCGGATAG
- a CDS encoding sigma factor-like helix-turn-helix DNA-binding protein, which translates to MPDAEVAEVFAAQWPRVVATLRADLGDLDLAEDAAQHAFAAASERWPDEGPPDVPGAWLITVARRWAIDQARRDIRWAQREDDVRTALELPQRERGAIADDLLAMIFGCCHRALDESARVALTLRYAVGLPTAAIARSFLVPEATMAKRLVRAKKKIAATNIPFQVPDRPHLAGSLHEVLRIVYVIFTQGHAAPTGELIRGDLCDEARWLAGCLCELLPDEPETWGLAALLAFTDARRPARLDADGEVVLLSEQDRSLWDADAIADGRRLLRRALSHRRIGPYQLQAAIAGAHDDAPTFDETDWATIRRLYAVLAKLEPSPVIRLNEAVAASLAEGGEAGLALLEPLAEPLDGYHYFHLARGDMLAQTGDRDAARRAFDRALDSCDSDAERRAIRRVAAERLGVQR; encoded by the coding sequence ATGCCGGACGCGGAGGTCGCCGAGGTCTTCGCCGCGCAGTGGCCACGCGTGGTCGCGACGCTGCGCGCCGATCTCGGCGACCTCGATCTCGCCGAGGATGCCGCGCAGCACGCGTTCGCGGCGGCATCCGAGCGATGGCCGGACGAGGGACCCCCGGACGTCCCGGGCGCCTGGCTGATCACGGTCGCACGCCGCTGGGCGATCGACCAGGCCCGCCGCGACATTCGCTGGGCGCAGCGCGAGGACGACGTGCGGACCGCGCTCGAGCTGCCGCAGCGCGAGCGCGGCGCGATCGCCGACGACCTGCTGGCGATGATCTTCGGATGCTGCCACCGCGCGCTCGACGAGTCCGCGCGCGTCGCACTCACGCTCCGCTACGCGGTCGGCCTACCGACGGCTGCCATCGCGAGATCCTTTCTGGTGCCGGAGGCGACGATGGCGAAGCGGCTCGTGCGGGCCAAGAAGAAGATCGCCGCGACGAACATCCCGTTCCAGGTGCCGGACCGCCCCCACCTGGCCGGATCGCTCCACGAGGTTCTGAGGATCGTCTACGTCATCTTCACGCAGGGTCACGCCGCACCCACCGGCGAGCTCATCAGAGGCGACCTGTGCGACGAGGCGCGCTGGCTGGCCGGCTGCCTGTGCGAGCTGCTGCCGGACGAACCCGAGACGTGGGGGCTCGCGGCCCTGCTCGCCTTCACCGACGCGCGACGTCCGGCGCGCCTGGACGCCGACGGCGAGGTGGTTCTCCTCTCGGAGCAGGACCGGTCGCTGTGGGACGCCGACGCGATCGCCGACGGGCGGCGGCTGCTGCGGCGGGCGCTGAGTCATCGCCGCATCGGGCCGTACCAGCTCCAGGCGGCGATCGCCGGCGCTCACGACGACGCACCGACGTTCGACGAGACCGACTGGGCGACGATAAGACGCCTGTACGCCGTGCTCGCGAAACTCGAGCCGTCGCCTGTCATCCGGCTCAACGAAGCCGTCGCCGCGTCGCTCGCCGAAGGCGGCGAAGCCGGGCTGGCGCTGCTCGAGCCGCTCGCGGAGCCCCTGGACGGCTATCACTACTTCCATCTCGCGCGCGGCGACATGCTCGCTCAGACCGGTGACCGCGATGCTGCACGGCGGGCGTTCGACCGCGCCCTCGACAGCTGCGACAGCGACGCCGAGCGCCGCGCGATCCGCCGGGTCGCCGCCGAGCGGCTCGGAGTCCAGCGCTAG
- a CDS encoding gamma-glutamyltransferase, which yields MSFTPPESFTTRPTLTGTFGMSASTHWLATASAQAMLERGGNAFDAAVAGAFVLHVVEPHLNGPGGDLVGLFATADAPGRPVVLMGQGPAPAGATIEHFRREGLDLVPGAGGLAAAIPGAVDAWLLMLRDHGSMELADVLAPAIGYARDGAPLLPTTVATITRVAELFRAHWPTSADLWLPDGEIPKAGDLHRNPAYAAVLDRLVAAGADADDRSARVDAARTEWATGLVAQAASAFLARPHRHSTGGDHAAVISADDFAGFRAGYEEAVTATFRGHTVAKAGAWCQGPSLLQALRILDPLPDEQLDVSTENGAHTVLETIKLVLADRDAYFGDGVDLRPLLDDAYLDARRAQIGDSASRAWRPGSVPGLDPFRPPLRRSADEAVSFAGAGEPTVSREGHTRGDTCHIDVVDRWGNIVSVTPSGGWLQSSPTIPELGFCLGTRLQMAWLDEASPSALRPGARPRTTLTPTLVLRDDAAVMALGSPGGDQQDQWQLPMLLRVLAGGYTAQEAIDAPTLHTVALVDSFWPRTWEPAGAVVEDRLGDEVVEGLKRRGHEVVRAGDWRLGRLSAVGIDRERGTVWAAANPRGMQGYAAGR from the coding sequence GTGAGCTTCACCCCACCCGAGTCCTTCACGACGCGCCCGACGCTGACGGGCACGTTCGGCATGTCGGCGTCGACGCACTGGCTGGCGACGGCGAGCGCGCAGGCGATGCTCGAGCGCGGCGGCAACGCTTTCGACGCCGCCGTCGCGGGCGCGTTCGTGCTGCATGTCGTCGAGCCCCATCTGAACGGTCCTGGCGGCGACCTGGTGGGCCTGTTCGCGACCGCCGACGCCCCGGGCCGCCCTGTCGTGCTGATGGGCCAGGGCCCCGCCCCGGCGGGCGCGACGATCGAGCACTTCCGCCGTGAGGGTCTCGACCTCGTGCCGGGCGCCGGAGGCCTCGCCGCCGCGATCCCCGGTGCCGTCGACGCGTGGCTGCTGATGCTTCGGGACCACGGCTCGATGGAGCTCGCCGACGTGCTCGCCCCCGCGATCGGGTACGCGCGGGACGGCGCTCCCCTGCTGCCGACGACCGTCGCGACGATCACACGCGTCGCGGAGCTGTTCCGTGCGCACTGGCCGACGTCCGCAGACCTGTGGCTGCCTGACGGCGAGATCCCGAAGGCGGGCGACCTGCACCGCAACCCCGCCTACGCGGCCGTTCTCGATCGGCTGGTGGCGGCGGGAGCGGATGCCGACGACCGCTCTGCCCGCGTCGATGCGGCCCGCACCGAGTGGGCGACCGGGCTCGTGGCGCAGGCGGCATCCGCCTTCCTGGCACGACCGCACCGGCATTCCACCGGCGGCGATCACGCGGCCGTCATCTCCGCCGACGACTTCGCCGGCTTCCGCGCCGGCTACGAAGAGGCGGTGACGGCGACCTTCCGCGGCCACACCGTCGCGAAGGCGGGCGCGTGGTGCCAGGGGCCGTCGCTGCTGCAGGCGCTGCGGATCCTCGATCCGCTCCCGGACGAGCAGCTGGACGTGTCGACCGAGAACGGTGCCCACACGGTGCTCGAGACCATCAAGCTGGTGCTCGCCGATCGCGACGCGTACTTCGGCGACGGCGTGGATCTGCGTCCGCTCCTCGACGACGCGTATCTCGACGCGCGGCGGGCGCAGATCGGCGACAGCGCGTCGCGCGCGTGGCGGCCGGGATCGGTGCCGGGGCTCGACCCGTTCCGCCCGCCGCTGCGCCGCTCGGCCGACGAGGCCGTCTCGTTCGCGGGTGCAGGCGAGCCCACGGTCTCGCGCGAGGGTCACACGCGCGGCGACACGTGCCACATCGACGTCGTGGACCGCTGGGGCAACATCGTCTCGGTGACGCCGTCGGGCGGCTGGCTGCAGTCGAGCCCGACGATCCCCGAGCTCGGCTTCTGCCTCGGCACGCGGCTGCAGATGGCGTGGCTCGACGAGGCATCGCCGTCGGCGCTGCGTCCCGGCGCGCGCCCCCGCACGACGCTCACGCCGACGCTCGTGCTGCGCGACGACGCGGCGGTCATGGCCCTCGGGTCGCCGGGCGGCGACCAGCAGGACCAGTGGCAGCTGCCGATGCTGCTGCGGGTGCTCGCAGGCGGCTACACGGCGCAGGAGGCCATCGACGCCCCGACGCTGCACACCGTCGCCCTCGTCGACTCGTTCTGGCCGCGCACGTGGGAGCCCGCCGGCGCCGTCGTCGAGGACCGCCTCGGTGACGAGGTCGTCGAGGGGCTGAAGCGCCGCGGCCACGAGGTGGTGCGCGCGGGCGACTGGCGCCTGGGCCGGCTCTCCGCGGTCGGCATCGACCGCGAACGCGGCACGGTGTGGGCCGCCGCGAACCCGCGTGGCATGCAGGGGTACGCGGCCGGGCGGTAG
- a CDS encoding aminopeptidase P family protein, whose protein sequence is MSTTGDSDTIASTDSERPSTSTNRRQPYGQGFLDTISTGWADRPDSVPAQREQASFAAARRDAVSAAFPGHRLVIPAGSLKQRSNDTDYPFRAHSAFAHLTGWASDAEPDSVLVFDPRDDAGHDVTLYFRERADRTTAEFYSNAAIGEFWIGPRPALSGVASDLGIATAHVEDFAAGEHDLVVDEDPDLTRFVSELRLIKDAYEIEQMRLAVDVTARGFDDIIASLDRTVEHPRGERIVEGVFHLRARSDGNSVGYDTIAASGPHACYLHWTRNDGAVMPGDLMLIDAGVEVDSLYTADITRTLPVSGTFTEVQRKVYEAVREAADHAFAVAKPGVPFRAVHAAAMDVIAARVAEWGLLPVTAEEALEADAGGHHRRYMVHGTSHHLGIDVHDCAQARRDMYYDAPLEPGMVFTIEPGLYFQIDDLTVPEEYRGIGVRIEDDILMTEDGPVNLSADIPRTADEVEAWIARLKK, encoded by the coding sequence ATGAGCACGACAGGCGACAGCGACACGATCGCTTCCACCGACTCCGAGCGACCCTCGACGAGCACCAACCGCCGCCAGCCGTACGGCCAGGGCTTCCTCGACACCATCTCGACGGGGTGGGCCGACCGGCCCGACAGCGTCCCGGCCCAGCGCGAGCAGGCCTCGTTCGCCGCGGCGCGTCGTGACGCCGTGTCCGCCGCCTTCCCGGGCCACCGCCTCGTGATCCCGGCGGGCTCGCTCAAGCAGCGCAGCAACGACACCGACTACCCCTTCCGCGCCCACTCGGCCTTCGCCCATCTGACGGGCTGGGCATCCGACGCCGAGCCGGACTCGGTCCTCGTCTTCGACCCCCGCGACGACGCGGGCCACGACGTCACCCTCTACTTCCGCGAGCGCGCCGACCGCACGACCGCGGAGTTCTACTCCAACGCGGCGATCGGCGAGTTCTGGATCGGCCCCCGTCCCGCGCTGTCGGGCGTGGCATCCGATCTCGGCATCGCCACCGCGCACGTGGAGGACTTCGCCGCCGGCGAGCACGACCTGGTCGTGGACGAGGACCCCGACCTGACGCGGTTCGTGTCGGAGCTCCGACTGATCAAGGACGCCTACGAGATCGAGCAGATGCGCCTGGCCGTCGACGTCACGGCGCGCGGCTTCGACGACATCATCGCGAGCCTCGATCGCACCGTCGAGCACCCGCGCGGCGAGCGCATCGTCGAGGGCGTCTTCCATCTGCGCGCCCGCAGCGACGGCAATTCCGTCGGCTACGACACCATCGCCGCCTCCGGTCCGCACGCGTGCTACCTGCACTGGACGCGCAACGACGGCGCCGTGATGCCCGGCGACCTCATGCTCATCGACGCCGGCGTCGAGGTCGACAGCCTGTACACCGCCGACATCACGCGCACGCTTCCCGTCAGCGGCACGTTCACCGAAGTCCAGCGCAAGGTCTACGAGGCGGTGCGCGAGGCCGCCGACCACGCGTTCGCCGTTGCGAAGCCCGGCGTGCCGTTCCGCGCGGTGCACGCCGCGGCGATGGACGTCATCGCCGCGCGTGTGGCCGAGTGGGGTCTGCTGCCGGTCACGGCGGAGGAGGCCCTCGAAGCGGATGCCGGCGGACACCACCGCCGTTACATGGTGCACGGCACGAGCCACCACCTCGGCATCGACGTGCACGACTGCGCGCAGGCCCGGCGCGACATGTACTACGACGCCCCGCTCGAGCCGGGCATGGTGTTCACGATCGAGCCGGGGCTGTATTTCCAGATCGACGACCTCACCGTCCCCGAGGAGTACCGCGGCATCGGCGTGCGCATCGAGGACGACATCCTCATGACCGAGGACGGCCCGGTGAACCTCTCCGCAGACATCCCGCGCACGGCCGACGAGGTCGAGGCGTGGATCGCCCGACTGAAGAAGTGA